Proteins encoded together in one Venturia canescens isolate UGA chromosome 10, ASM1945775v1, whole genome shotgun sequence window:
- the awd gene encoding nucleoside diphosphate kinase, giving the protein MANTERTFIMIKPDGVQRGLVGKIIQRFEEKGFKLVAMKMTVASEELLKKHYADLASRPFFPGLVKYMSTGPVVPMVWEGLNAVKTGRVMLGETDPKDSKPGTIRGDYCIQIGRNIIHGSDSVEAANKEINLWFGDKEQKELFDWSSWAEKWIYE; this is encoded by the exons ATGGCGAACACTGAACGTACTTTTATTATGATCAAGCCTGATGGCGTTCAACGCGGGCTCGTTGGTAAAATAATCCAACGCTTCGAGGAAAAAGGCTTCAAACTCGTCGCCATGAAAATGACTGTG GCTTCAGAGGAGCtactgaaaaaacattatgccGATTTGGCATCTCGTCCGTTCTTCCCTGGTCTCGTCAAGTACATGAGCACCGGTCCAGTCGTTCCAATG GTCTGGGAGGGTCTCAATGCAGTAAAAACTGGACGAGTGATGTTGGGTGAGACCGACCCGAAAGATTCTAAGCCTGGCACAATTCGTGGAGACTACTGTATTCAGATTGGTCGCAACATCATCCACGGTTCGGATTCTGTGGAGGCAGCAAACAAGGAAATCAACCTGTGGTTCGGTGACAAGGAGCAGAAAGAACTTTTCGATTGGTCTTCGTGGGCAGAGAAATGGATCTACGAGTGA